The following are encoded in a window of Lactobacillus intestinalis genomic DNA:
- a CDS encoding C1 family peptidase: MSHELTFDEIAGFQKDYRQHKQNKVAELAVVNNGLQKASFNEEAARELNRTFSIEIPTDNVTDQKQSGRCWLFAALNVLRHEFAKKYKAKNFIFSQSYLFFWDRIERANIFFNHILETAAKPLDDRTVHYYMQAPDTDGGQWHMAVSLIRKYGLVPAYAQAESFTANNTAAFNQALNMKLREDAIVLRKLVQDGHDGEVEVKRQEFLSEVYRMATIAFGEPVHKFDLEFKDDEGKYHIDQDLTPQTFFKEYFTDDLDDYVVLFNAPDHEYDKLYSLPFEDNVENGTPVEFLNTKIENLKEAAIKQLKAGETFWFGCDVGKQSDRQKGLLAADLYATDTVFDIETKLSKKERLETGASGSTHAMTMVGVDVVAGKPRQWKIENSWGSKVGEKGYFVMDDKWFDEYLFKVVVKKKYLPKKLVEIAESKATPVPCWDSMG; encoded by the coding sequence ATGAGTCACGAATTAACTTTTGACGAAATCGCTGGTTTTCAAAAAGATTATCGTCAACATAAACAAAATAAGGTTGCAGAACTTGCGGTAGTAAATAATGGTTTGCAGAAGGCAAGTTTTAATGAAGAAGCAGCTCGTGAATTAAATCGGACATTTTCAATTGAAATTCCAACTGATAATGTAACTGACCAAAAGCAATCAGGTCGTTGTTGGTTATTTGCTGCATTAAACGTTTTACGTCATGAATTTGCTAAAAAGTATAAGGCAAAGAACTTTATCTTTTCACAAAGCTATCTCTTTTTCTGGGATCGCATTGAAAGAGCGAATATTTTTTTCAATCATATCTTGGAAACTGCTGCTAAGCCATTAGATGATCGAACTGTTCACTATTATATGCAGGCACCGGATACGGATGGTGGTCAGTGGCATATGGCTGTTTCGTTGATTAGAAAGTATGGTTTAGTACCTGCTTATGCTCAAGCTGAAAGCTTTACTGCAAACAATACTGCTGCTTTTAATCAAGCGTTAAATATGAAATTGCGTGAAGACGCCATTGTTTTGCGTAAGTTGGTTCAAGATGGTCATGATGGTGAAGTTGAAGTAAAGAGACAAGAATTTTTGAGCGAAGTTTATCGCATGGCTACGATTGCCTTTGGTGAACCTGTGCATAAATTTGACTTGGAATTTAAGGATGATGAAGGAAAGTATCATATTGATCAAGATCTTACTCCACAAACTTTCTTTAAAGAATACTTTACGGATGATTTAGATGATTATGTGGTCTTGTTTAATGCGCCAGATCATGAATATGACAAGCTTTATTCATTGCCATTTGAAGATAATGTGGAAAACGGCACACCAGTTGAATTTTTGAATACTAAAATTGAGAACTTGAAAGAAGCGGCCATTAAGCAACTTAAAGCCGGGGAAACTTTCTGGTTTGGGTGTGATGTTGGTAAGCAAAGTGATCGTCAAAAGGGACTCTTAGCAGCTGATTTGTACGCAACTGACACTGTTTTTGATATTGAAACTAAATTGAGCAAAAAAGAGCGTCTTGAAACTGGTGCTAGTGGCTCGACTCACGCGATGACGATGGTTGGTGTTGACGTTGTAGCCGGCAAGCCTCGTCAATGGAAGATTGAAAACTCTTGGGGTAGCAAAGTTGGTGAAAAAGGCTACTTCGTGATGGATGACAAGTGGTTTGATGAATATTTATTCAAGGTTGTGGTGAAGAAAAAGTACTTACCAAAGAAGCTAGTTGAAATTGCGGAGAGCAAAGCTACGCCAGTTCCATGTTGGGATTCAATGGGTTAA
- a CDS encoding HD domain-containing protein: MIDLEKLKDFVKEQLDGESTGHDYYHGQRVAHLATKMYLADNPQAHETSRMVAIIRAGSYLHDTIDEKVTSNPNKVIEQIQKLLPEVGFEDLEVKDILFTIQHMSFSVNIEHHYELPLSGKYVQDADRLESLGAIGIARAFTYGGKHGNKIYDPEIKPEKLISHDQYRNHTETTINHFYEKLFDLESLVNTPGGKKEAHRRTEYMREFVNEFMDEWNV; the protein is encoded by the coding sequence ATGATTGATTTAGAAAAGCTCAAAGACTTTGTTAAAGAGCAGCTTGATGGTGAATCAACAGGACATGATTATTATCATGGGCAGCGCGTTGCTCATTTAGCAACTAAGATGTATTTGGCAGATAACCCACAGGCTCATGAAACGAGCCGCATGGTGGCAATTATTAGAGCCGGGAGCTATTTGCATGACACAATTGATGAAAAGGTAACTTCAAATCCAAATAAAGTAATTGAACAAATTCAAAAACTGCTTCCTGAGGTAGGGTTTGAAGATTTAGAAGTTAAAGACATTTTGTTTACTATTCAACATATGTCTTTTTCGGTTAATATTGAACATCATTATGAATTGCCACTTTCTGGAAAATACGTCCAAGATGCTGATCGTTTGGAAAGTTTGGGTGCGATAGGAATTGCGCGAGCTTTTACTTATGGCGGCAAACACGGCAACAAAATCTATGATCCTGAAATTAAGCCTGAAAAGCTGATCAGTCATGATCAGTATCGTAACCACACGGAGACAACGATTAATCATTTCTATGAGAAATTATTTGATCTGGAAAGTTTGGTGAATACCCCAGGTGGTAAAAAAGAAGCTCACAGACGCACAGAATATATGCGTGAGTTTGTGAATGAATTTATGGATGAATGGAATGTGTAA
- a CDS encoding helix-turn-helix domain-containing protein encodes MTIGEALRKERENLHYTQTQMIENTSISLSHYSKIENDTQDIKAKDLFQLLTARKIDINEFSKEVMDNMEKSLENLSDELIKAFYRRDIKLAEQIKMSIDKFSNADELQIRSELVVAVLTNTINYTKKKLSNRLTRYFQKNNNWLTDADMLRIVGNSTRIIDFNLLAVLMDKLLEKYKKIETFPLDTQKRIGNIFINYLHVLYDYGAVRTAQKYVIFLEHLPEIPELVFCKLIGYYYDALFSGDDKRLKEISSVLKILTPKILSGLPKK; translated from the coding sequence ATGACAATTGGTGAAGCTTTAAGAAAAGAAAGAGAAAACTTGCATTATACGCAAACTCAAATGATAGAGAATACTTCTATCTCTCTATCTCATTATTCTAAAATTGAAAATGATACTCAGGATATCAAAGCTAAAGATCTTTTTCAATTGTTAACTGCTAGAAAAATTGATATTAATGAATTTAGTAAAGAAGTTATGGATAATATGGAAAAAAGTCTTGAAAATCTTTCCGACGAATTAATTAAGGCTTTTTATCGCCGAGATATTAAACTTGCTGAACAAATTAAAATGTCGATAGATAAATTTTCTAATGCGGATGAATTACAAATTAGATCTGAATTAGTAGTGGCAGTATTAACAAATACTATTAATTATACTAAGAAAAAGTTAAGTAATAGATTAACAAGGTATTTTCAGAAAAATAATAATTGGCTGACAGATGCAGATATGCTTCGAATTGTGGGAAATTCAACCCGAATTATTGATTTTAATTTATTAGCGGTTTTGATGGATAAGTTATTAGAAAAGTATAAAAAAATTGAAACATTTCCTTTAGATACCCAGAAACGAATAGGAAATATTTTCATTAATTATCTTCATGTTTTGTATGACTATGGTGCAGTAAGAACGGCACAAAAATATGTGATTTTTTTGGAACATTTGCCTGAAATACCAGAATTAGTATTTTGTAAGTTAATTGGATACTACTACGATGCTCTTTTTAGTGGAGATGATAAAAGATTAAAAGAGATAAGTAGCGTCTTAAAAATATTGACGCCCAAAATATTATCTGGTTTACCTAAGAAATAA
- a CDS encoding helveticin J family class III bacteriocin produces MVVAEVQLLHTLYLPTARVVQKGNVGEKYIYALQMYKENTYISRILNNESALYFSSPQSILKGSASGHTQTWEYATDNNWFVGVKPNPRVKKGIKWSTQIARMKFGQSFKSNLELPRLSQLVEATDANWHGEHLLRVEAATTPNYDRLLIAGIWENKSGHFALYDLNSINRALTSSGISAVPISNFDNNKIAFHINNFYGGGNGDTYINSVQGYDIDNNRNIYITSQKATTNDNEIRPKIIKLPWGSTSNNDGQAFYLDGIIDRKYYTELESIQITGTGKVYVTASYHDRSVDSPVKESRIYQVFGIL; encoded by the coding sequence ATGGTTGTAGCAGAAGTTCAATTATTGCATACTTTATACTTACCTACTGCTAGGGTAGTTCAAAAAGGTAATGTTGGCGAAAAGTACATTTATGCATTACAAATGTATAAGGAAAACACATATATAAGTAGAATCCTTAATAATGAGAGTGCTTTATATTTTTCTTCCCCGCAGAGTATCTTAAAAGGGAGTGCCAGTGGACACACACAGACTTGGGAATATGCTACCGATAATAATTGGTTTGTGGGTGTAAAGCCTAATCCTCGTGTAAAAAAGGGAATTAAATGGAGTACCCAAATTGCTAGAATGAAGTTTGGACAAAGCTTTAAAAGCAATTTAGAATTGCCCCGATTATCTCAATTAGTTGAGGCTACAGATGCTAACTGGCATGGTGAACATCTATTACGAGTAGAGGCTGCAACTACTCCAAATTATGATAGGTTGTTAATAGCTGGTATTTGGGAGAATAAATCGGGTCATTTTGCATTGTATGATTTAAATTCAATTAATAGAGCATTAACTTCTTCCGGCATTTCAGCGGTTCCAATTAGTAATTTTGATAATAATAAAATTGCATTTCATATTAATAATTTTTATGGTGGCGGCAATGGTGATACATATATTAACTCAGTTCAAGGGTATGATATTGATAATAATAGAAATATTTACATCACATCTCAAAAAGCCACTACAAATGATAATGAAATTAGACCGAAAATTATAAAGCTTCCTTGGGGTTCTACTTCTAATAATGATGGCCAAGCTTTCTACTTAGATGGTATAATTGACAGAAAGTACTATACAGAATTAGAAAGTATACAAATTACCGGTACTGGAAAAGTGTATGTGACGGCTTCATATCATGACCGAAGTGTAGATAGTCCTGTTAAGGAAAGTAGAATTTATCAAGTATTTGGTATTTTGTAA
- a CDS encoding SLAP domain-containing protein, with translation MKPINRFKLSLAVLMVVISVFTLSSKTSAATFIGTLNHNSYLYNQNGVRLKTKGKLYKNHKVKLIGKLTEKTVTMPYTRTQYEGRPVKAPYYFLINNYGESPKRCYLSYKMIKNHPYYSLGKGQYIRAANVGHIDNHTVAATERILTVKRNAHLWSYNLKPLSETVIKGQKVKVDALINLGNYNVTNRVYCFYRIKGTQTYIYANDTKAPRIDLEFAEKAENRK, from the coding sequence ATGAAACCCATTAATCGATTCAAATTAAGTCTAGCTGTGTTAATGGTTGTTATATCAGTTTTTACATTATCTTCAAAGACTTCTGCGGCTACTTTTATAGGAACTTTAAATCACAATTCTTATTTGTATAATCAAAATGGAGTACGTCTAAAGACAAAAGGAAAACTGTATAAAAATCATAAAGTTAAATTGATTGGAAAATTAACAGAAAAAACTGTTACGATGCCCTATACTAGAACTCAATATGAAGGACGCCCTGTGAAAGCACCTTATTACTTTTTGATAAACAATTATGGGGAGTCGCCTAAACGGTGCTACCTTTCCTATAAAATGATTAAGAATCACCCTTATTATAGTTTAGGAAAGGGACAGTATATTCGTGCGGCTAATGTAGGACATATCGATAACCATACTGTTGCTGCAACTGAACGTATCTTGACCGTAAAGCGTAACGCTCATTTGTGGAGCTACAATTTAAAACCTCTTTCTGAAACAGTAATAAAAGGGCAAAAAGTTAAAGTAGATGCTTTAATTAACTTAGGAAACTACAATGTTACAAATAGAGTATATTGTTTTTATCGTATTAAAGGGACGCAAACCTATATTTATGCAAATGATACCAAAGCTCCAAGAATAGACTTGGAATTTGCTGAAAAGGCTGAAAACAGAAAATAA
- a CDS encoding C1 family peptidase — MAHELTLQELEKFSKEFNANPQNQVVARAAQKSGVLAASYNERVQSKLTRVFSTELDTDNVTNQKHSGRCWEFATLNVLRHAFGKKYKAKNFTFSQAYNFFWDKIERANIFYNNILATADKPLDSHEVKSHLDFAGGDGGQFHMAASLVEKYGVVPSYAMPESFNTNDTTGFATALGDKLKKDALVLRKLKNENKDDEIEKTREKFLSEVYRMTAIAVGEPPKRFDLEYRDDDKKYHLDKNLTPLEFLHKYLSDVDLNDYVVLTNAPDHEYNKLYGLPGEDNIQGAYRIKLLNVPMEYLTTASIAQLKDGEAVWFGNDVLRQMDRKTGYLSTNLYKLNDLFGVNLDMDKADRLRTGVGEVSHAMTLVGVDEDQGDIRQWKVENSWGEKSGSKGYFVMSNEWFNDYVYEVVVHKKYLTEEQRKIAEGPITDLPLWDSLA, encoded by the coding sequence ATGGCTCATGAATTAACCTTGCAAGAACTTGAAAAGTTTTCAAAAGAATTCAATGCAAATCCTCAAAACCAAGTTGTAGCTCGTGCTGCTCAAAAGAGTGGTGTGCTTGCTGCATCATACAATGAACGCGTCCAAAGCAAATTAACTCGCGTCTTCTCAACTGAACTTGACACTGATAATGTTACCAATCAAAAACATTCAGGTCGTTGCTGGGAATTTGCGACTTTAAACGTTTTGCGTCACGCTTTTGGCAAAAAATACAAGGCTAAGAACTTTACTTTTTCTCAAGCTTATAACTTCTTCTGGGACAAAATTGAACGTGCTAACATCTTTTACAACAATATTTTGGCAACTGCAGATAAGCCTCTTGATTCACACGAAGTAAAATCACACTTAGACTTTGCTGGTGGCGACGGTGGTCAATTCCATATGGCTGCATCCCTTGTTGAAAAATACGGCGTGGTTCCATCATACGCAATGCCAGAAAGCTTCAACACTAACGATACTACTGGTTTTGCGACTGCTCTGGGCGATAAGCTTAAGAAAGATGCACTTGTTTTACGTAAATTAAAGAACGAAAATAAGGACGACGAAATTGAAAAAACTCGTGAAAAGTTTTTGAGCGAAGTTTATCGTATGACGGCAATTGCAGTGGGTGAACCCCCAAAGAGATTCGATTTGGAATATCGCGATGACGACAAAAAGTATCACTTAGACAAGAACTTAACTCCACTTGAATTCTTGCACAAATACTTAAGTGACGTTGATTTAAATGATTATGTAGTTTTAACCAACGCTCCTGATCACGAATACAACAAGCTTTATGGGTTACCAGGTGAAGATAACATTCAAGGTGCTTACAGAATTAAGCTTCTTAATGTGCCAATGGAATACCTCACTACCGCCTCAATTGCTCAATTAAAGGATGGCGAAGCTGTTTGGTTTGGTAACGATGTTTTACGTCAAATGGACCGCAAGACTGGTTACCTTTCAACTAATTTGTACAAGTTAAACGATTTGTTCGGGGTTAACCTTGATATGGATAAGGCTGATCGTTTACGGACTGGTGTAGGTGAAGTTTCACACGCCATGACCTTAGTCGGGGTTGATGAAGACCAAGGCGATATTCGTCAATGGAAAGTCGAAAACTCATGGGGTGAAAAATCTGGCTCCAAGGGTTACTTCGTGATGAGCAACGAATGGTTCAACGATTATGTTTACGAAGTTGTCGTTCACAAGAAGTATTTGACTGAAGAACAAAGAAAGATTGCAGAAGGCCCAATTACTGATCTTCCACTTTGGGATTCACTTGCTTAA
- a CDS encoding Hsp20/alpha crystallin family protein, with amino-acid sequence MANDMMNRQNNDMFDVMNDWFDLPKNFFNDTDFVNMMKSDIVENDKDYIVKIDMPGMKKDKIKINYSDGILSVSGSRESLKNLDKKDDSVIHQERQEGHISRSFRLPNIVANKIHAKYDDGVLTITLPKQTADSNDSSIQID; translated from the coding sequence ATGGCAAATGATATGATGAATCGTCAAAACAATGACATGTTTGATGTAATGAATGATTGGTTCGATCTTCCAAAGAACTTCTTTAACGATACTGACTTTGTAAACATGATGAAGTCAGATATTGTAGAAAACGACAAGGACTACATCGTTAAGATTGATATGCCTGGTATGAAGAAGGATAAGATCAAGATTAACTACTCCGATGGCATCCTTAGCGTATCAGGTTCAAGAGAATCACTTAAGAACTTAGACAAGAAAGATGACAGTGTCATTCATCAAGAAAGACAAGAAGGACATATTTCTAGAAGCTTTAGATTACCAAATATAGTTGCAAATAAAATCCATGCAAAGTATGATGATGGTGTATTGACTATCACTTTGCCAAAGCAAACTGCTGACAGCAATGATAGCTCAATTCAAATTGATTAA